The Nomascus leucogenys isolate Asia chromosome 16, Asia_NLE_v1, whole genome shotgun sequence genome includes a region encoding these proteins:
- the TCF24 gene encoding transcription factor 24: protein MDRGRPAGSPLSASAEPAPRAAAIRDSSPGRTEPGPAGPGGGSRSGSGRPAAANAARERSRVQTLRHAFLELQRTLPSVPPDTKLSKLDVLLLATTYIAHLTRSLQDDAEATADPGLGALRGDGYLHPVKKWPMRSRLYIGATGQFLKHSVSGEKANHDNTPTDSQP, encoded by the exons ATGGACCGCGGCCGCCCAGCGGGCAGCCCCCTCAGCGCCAGCGCCGAGCCCGCGCCCCGGGCCGCCGCCATCCGCGACTCGAGTCCCGGGCGGACTGAGCCGGGGCCGGCAGGCCCCGGGGGCGGCTCGCGTTCCGGGAGCGGGCGGCCGGCGGCGGCGAATGCGGCGCGGGAGCGCAGCCGGGTGCAGACCCTGCGGCACGCTTTCCTGGAGCTGCAGCGCACGCTGCCGTCCGTGCCGCCCGACACCAAGCTGTCCAAGCTGGACGTGCTGCTGCTGGCCACCACCTACATCGCGCACCTCACCCGCAGCCTGCAGGACGACGCCGAGGCGACGGCGGACCCCGGGTTGGGCGCCCTGCGCGGCGATGGCTACCTGCACCCGGTCAAG AAATGGCCCATGCGATCAAGATTGTACATCGGTGCTACTGGTCAATTTCTGAAGCATTCTGTTTCTGGAGAAAAAGCAAATCATGACAACACTCCAACAGACTCACAGCCTTAG